Part of the Sulfuricurvum kujiense DSM 16994 genome, ATCATCCTGAACAATCGTATAGGCACGGATAACCGCTTTTCGAGGCTCAATCGACTCTTTTACTAGGGTCGGACAGCTCGCGAACTCAACCTCCTCTTGCCCGACATAGCGGTGAGGTTGATCCAATATCTCCTGACGGAGAGATTTCAGCTCTTTTTTACTCAGCTGTTTGCCGATATAGGTGTGTTTTTCCCCCAGCCGATCGATTGTTTTGATAATAAGACGTTCCAAATTATCCAAAACGAACTCTTTTTCCTTGCTCTGCCCGCACCACCATGTGGCGATCTGGGGCAATATGAGCTCTTCATCCAAAAAGTAGCGTGCCAAATGGGACATAAACGGATTCAGCCCCAAATTTTCCAGTACGCCGCTTCCCAGCGGGTTCAGCATCTCTACCCCCCCCGCTCTGATCGACTGAACCAATCCGGCGACACCGAGCTGCGAATCCTGACGCAGTTCCAACGGATCACAGTAGCTCTCATCCACACGGCGTAAAATCGTATCCACACGGCGGAGCCCTTTAAGACTTTTGAGCCAGACGGCTCCGTTTTTAGCCAGCAGATCCTGTCCCTGAACCAAAGTAAGCCCTAAAAAAGAGCTCAAATAGGCATGTTCGAAATAGGTTTCATTGTGCGGCCCCGGCGAAAGAAGGACGTTAAGCGTCTCACTGTGGCGTCCGGAACCCTCGCCTTGAAAAATCGATTTAAACGTTTCGAAAAAATCGTACAGCCGTTTGACCGAAATCCCCTCAAACATATCGGGCATTGCCCCGTTCATCGTCAGGCGGTTTTCGATCGAGTATCCCAAACCCGAAGGGGCTTGTGTACGGTCATTGACCACCCAGATTTTTCCGTCAGGCCCGCGTGCCATGTCGGCGGCATAGATCGTCAACGGCATTTTCATCCCGTGCATTTCGCGCATAAACCCGCCGTGCGCATAGATCACTTCCATCGGGATAATGCCCTCTTGAATCGCTTTTTGTTCGCCGTAGATATCCTGCAGCAGCAGATTAAACAGTCTGCACCGCTGCTTAAGCCCCTCTTCCACCAGATTCCATTGTTCCTCTTCGATAATCAAAGGGATCGGATCAAGTTTCCACGGGCGATTAAATCCGCCGGGATCATTGTAAACGTTGTAGGTAACTCCGTTGTCTTCCAGACGCCAGTCGATCTCTTTTTGCTTGACGAGCAACTGTTCCAAACCGATCCGTTCAAGATTCGATTTCAGTTTCTCCCAATGAGGGCGAATATTTTTTTCCGCGTCAAACATCTCATCGTACGATGAACTTTGAGAATAGCGTTCAAAGATAGAGTCCAAAGCAGATTACCTTTTACTTATTAAGTGTGTAGCGGATTTTACCCTATTGTGCATTAGGGCTCCATTTTCGGCGCAAATCGAGGGTATGCGGATATTCCAGCGACCCCGGAAGCTCTTGATACGCGAACACTTTTTTCTGAGGGTGATTTCGGACAACCCGCGAAGCAGTCTCTTCACCCGATTCTTGGGAACGGATAAGCGGTTCATGCACCTCTTCGATCTCCCCTTGGGTATGTCCGAATCCCCAGTAGCGGCTGATACGGCGTGATTGCGCTTCGAGGGAATTGACCGGAAACGTATCGTAGGCACGACCGCCAGGGTGGGCGATAAAATAGGTAAACCCTCCCATGGAACGTCGGTTCCACGTATCGACGATATCAAACACGAGCGGCGTATCGACCCCAATCGTCGGATGGAGTGCCGACCACGGCTGCCATGCACGGTAGCGCACGCCAGCGACGAATTCCCCCTCCACACCCGTCGAGACGAGAGGGACCCGTACCCCGTTGCAGGTGATGACATAGCGTTCGCTGACGAAATCATTGACCTTGATCTGTACCCGCTCTACCGAAGAATCGACGTATCGGGCAGTTCCCTGCGAACTCGATTCTTCCCCCAGTACGTTCCACGGTTCGATCCCGCCACGCAGTTCACAATGTATCCCCTCGATCGTACTCATCCCGTACAACGGGAAACGGAACTCGAAAAACGGATCGAACCAGTCGTTCTCAAACCCGTACCCCTCGGCACGCAAAAATGCGACGATATCACGGATATCGTCGCGGACGTAATGTTCGATCAGAAATTTATCGTGCAGCTGTGTCCCCCAACGAACCAATTTATGTTTGTACGGTTTTTTCCAAAAGAGCGACACGAGGGTACGGATCAGAAGCATCTGCACCAACGACATCTGGGCGTGCGGCGGCATCTCAAACCCTCTTAATTCCAAAATCCCGAGTCTCCCCGTGGAGGAGTCTGGGGAATAGAGTTTATCGATACAAAACTCGCTTCGGTGGGTGTTCCCCGTCAAATCGGTGAGCATATGGCGAAACAGCCGGTCGGTGAGCCAAAACGGTACCTCTCCCTCTTCCGGGATTTGGTTAAACGCGATCTCGAGTTCATACAGGTTTTCCAACCGCCCCTCATCGACGCGGGGAGCCTGAGAAGTAGGCCCGATAAACTGTCCTGAGAACAGATATGAGAGACTCGGATGATGCTGCCAAAACGTAATAAGCGAGCGCAAAAGTTCGGGACGGCGCAGCAGCGGACTGTCACTCGGTGTAATCCCTCCAATCGTAACATGGTTTCCTCCCCCCGTTCCGCTTTGCTTGCCGTCTTGCATAAATTTGAGTGTCCCCAGACGGGAGAAATGGGCATCTTCATAGAGGGTATCAATGACATCCGTGAGCTCTTCCCAGCTTGAGGTTGGATGGATATTCACCTCGATGACCCCCGGGTCCGGAGTGACCCGCATCTTCTCCAGACGCAAATCGTTCGGAGGCTCATACCCCTCGATCATGACCGCCATATTCAGTGCTTCAGCCGTCTCTTCGATCGAGGCGATCAGGTCTAAAAACGCTTCGGTATCGGTGATCGGAGGGAGGAAAATAAAGAGTTTGGATTCGCGTATCTCGACACTCAGAGCCGTCCGGACGAACACCTCGTAATCCGGTGTTTTTTTCGTCGTTTTTTTCACCTTTGCCGCACGTGCTTTTACCGCACTGTGGTATTCTCCCAGTGAGGGAAAAGCGGCAAAAAGATCGGGTTCGAAACTCTGTTCCAGCTCCACCTGCGGTTTATGGGTCAGCGAATCAAGCGGCAGACGCAAGCCTACCGGAGAGGTTCCCGGTGCGAGAAAGAGCTGCGCACGTCTAAATTCCCAACGGCATGTTACCCAGCGGGTCGTCCCCCAATTCAGCGGGAGGACGAATCCGGCAGGTTTATCGATGCCGCTGGAGAGATTCTCTGCCAATGCGCGCCGCTCTAATGAATCTTTCATCGATGTTTTCATCGGATCGACATCGATCGGCAGCAGCGATTCTTGCAGGAGTGCGATGAGAGGGTCGTTGTAGGCATCGTGAATGTTTTGATCGCTGATTCCCAGATTCAGACAAAGCTTGGCTAAAAATTTCCGTGCATCTTCGGGAGTGTAATCGAACGTCTGATCCAGACTCGCCAGCAGCTCGGGGTTATTCCAGATCGCTTGGCCGTCACGCCGCCAAATAATCGTGCTCATCCATCGCGGAAGCGGTTCACCCGGATACCATTTGCCCTGCGCATGGTGAAGCATTCCCCCTTTTCCAAACGATCTTAAAAGACGGCGGGAGAGGACATTCGCCAACTCACGTTTGTGAGGGCCGTCCGCTTCGGTATTCCACTCTGGCGATTCCATATCGTCGATGGAGACAAACGTCGGTTCTCCCCCCATCGTGAGACGGACATCGTTTTTCACCAATTCCTGATCCACCAGATGCCCCAGTTTGTCAATCGCTTCCCACTGCTCGGCTCGGTAAGGTTTTGTAACCCGGGGAGATTCAAAAACGCGCGTAACAGTGTTGGAATAGGTAAATTCGACCTCGCACTTATCCATAGCCCCCTCGACGGGAGCGGCACTCTCAGGATTCGGGGTACATGCCAGCGGTATATGTCCCTCGGCGGCGAACAGTCCGCTCGTCGCATCCAGCCCGATCCATCCCGCACCCGGGATATAGACCTCCGTCCACGCATGCAGGTCGGTAAAATCCTCCGCAGGGCCGCTAGGGCCGTCCAATGAAGCGACATCGGCGGAGAGCTGAACGAGATACCCCGAAACAAACCGTGCCGCAAGCCCAAGATGTCGAAGCACCTGCACGAACAGCCATGCGAAATCGCGGCATGAACCCAGCTTGTTTTCCAGCGTCACTTCGCAGCTCTGCACCCCCGGTTCCATACGGATTGTGTAGTCGAGATATTTATGGACCGCCATATTCAGATCGACGAGGAAATCGTTAATATTTCGGGGAGTCAAATCGAGCGTTTTGAGAAACTTTTTGAGTTTTTTACCCTCTTCGGTAATCTCCAGATAGGGGGATAACTCTTTTTTGAGCTCTTTTTTATATTTGAACGGAAAATCAGTCGCATACTCTTCGACGAAAAAATCAAACGGGTTGATACTGACCAATTCGGCCAAAACCTCCACATCGATAGAGAGTTCCGTCGTCTTCTCCGGAAAAACGATCCGTGCCAGATAGTTTCCGAACGGGTCTTGCTGCCAATTGATAAAATGATCTTCCGGCTTTATATTGAGCGAATACGCTTCAATCGGCGTACGGCTGTGAGGGGCGGGACGAAGACGTATCACATGGGGAGAAAGATTGATCGGTTTATCGAAAGCATAATGGGTCTTGTGTGAGAGAACGACTTTGAGCGACATCGGATTCCTTTAGGCAATCTACTGGATGATGGCAAAGGATAACACAATTTACACTAAAGCAATAAACAACGGCTGTACAATAAACAGACAGAGTGTTATTAAAAAGATAGTATGCGCTTAATATATGGGTAAAGAGAGGAGATCCCCGAAGATCGGGGAAGAAGAATTAGATGTTGTCGCGGATACCGAGATCAGCAACCAATTTGTTGTAGCTTTCGCGGTTTGTACGTTTCAAATAACGCATCAAACGGCGGCGTTGACCGACAAGTTTCAAAAGACCGAGACGTGAGCTGTGGTCTTTTTTGAATGTTTTCAAGTGCTCAGTAAGAGCAGCGATACGAGTTGAAAGAAGCGCGATTTGCACTTCGCTTGAACCTGTGTCACCTTCAGTTCTTTGGTATTGTTTGATAATTTGCGTTTTGTTCGCCGTATCTAAAGCCATAATAGCCTCCTGATGGGTATAAAATTTTACTTGAAAGACAATCCGTTCAAGCAGGGTCGGAATTATAGCGAAAAAAATCACGTTTTACGCTAAAAAATTCTGCAAGTAGCCTCTTATGATTTTTAGCTATAATAACCTTTTTATTGCAGGAGGGTGTTTTAGATGCTAATGACTAAAGCGAGTGAATACGCATTGTTGTCTCTGATCGTTTTAGCCAAAGCGGGGCATCCCCTCGATGCGGACACCCTCTCCAAAGAGCTCGATATCTCCAAAAGCTTTTTGGCGAAGATTCTGCAGTCTTTGGCACGGCAGGGAATTCTCAACTCTTACAAAGGGGTAAACGGAGGGTTCGAACTTGCCCGCCATTCCCGCGAAATCACCGTACTGGAAGTGATGGAAGCGGCCGAGGGGAAAAGCCCGGCGGTATTCAGCTGTTCCCCGTCGCAGGAGGATTGCCCCTCCAATAAAGCGATGAGTTGCGGATTATGGCCGTTTCTAAACCGATTGCAGGGAAAAGTGGATGCCTTTTTAGGCACCCTCACCCTCGAAGCCATTTTAGAAGAGTAATGTTTGGCAAAAGTAAAGAATAGAACTCCCGACGTTAAAACGGTATTATCGGCACTTTTTGCCTCCCGTGACCTCAGCGTCGTCTTTTTTGTTATGGCGATTTTGGCGATTATTATCGTCCCGATGCCGAGCAGTATGCTCGATTTTCTTTTGGCAATCGTCATCGCCATATCGGTTCTTATCCTGCTAATATCGCTTTATATCCCGAAACCGACCGATTTGACGACCTTTCCGACACTCTTGCTGGTCATCACCCTCTTTCGCCTCTCGCTTAATATCTCCACAACGCGGATGATTCTAAGTCACGGCCACGAGGGGCCCGAAGCGGTCAGCGATATCATCACCAGTTTCGGAAATTTCGTCGTCGGCGGAAATATCGTCATCGGGGTTATCGTTTTTATTATTTTGGTTTTGATCAATTTCATGGTTATCACCAAAGGTTCAGGCCGCGTCGCCGAAGTTGCAGCACGCTTCACCCTCGATGCGATGCCCGGAAAACAGATGGCGATCGATGCCGATCTCAACAGCGGACTGATCGACGAATCCGAAGCCAAACGGCGCCGTGCGGAGATTTTGCAGGATGCCAATTTCTACGGAGCAATGGACGGGTCGAGTAAATTTATCAAAGGGGACGCCGTCGCGGGGATCATTATCACGATGGTCAACATCATCGGCGGATTTCTGATCGGGATTTTTCAATTTAATCTTGATGTCGGTACCAGTGCCCAAACCTATACGATCCTCACGATCGGGGACGGTCTGGTAGCGCAGGTACCTGCGCTGATCATCTCCACCGCAACCGGTATTATGATCACACGCGGTTCCAGCGATACGGGCGGAAACTTCGCCGAAGGCAGTATCAACCAGCTCATGGGAAATGCCCGTGTCATGATCATCGTCGGATTCATCATGCTCCTTTTTGCTTTGGTTCCGGGTTTACCGACACTCTCATTGGGCTTTGTCGGGCTTGTTTTCGCCGGCTTGGGATACGCACTCTATAAATATGAGAGGGGAGAACTCGTCCTCACCTCCGCACCCGCCGTTGCGAAAAAAGACGGTTCGCCGAGTGCCGGGGTCCCAGGGGCTACAGAAGGGGGCGCTGCTGCCGCACCGAGGAAGAAAACAAACGAAGAGATCGCCAAAGAGGAAGAGGCCGCCCTCGAAGATATCCTCAAAATCGAGATGCTCGAACTTACCCTCGGGTATCAGCTTATCCGTTTGGCTGACAGCGCTCAAGGGGGTGATTTACTCGAACGTATCCGCTCGATGCGCCGTAAAATCGCTTCGGATTTCGGCTTTTTGATGCCGCAGGTCCGTATCCGTGATAACCTCCACCTCAAACCGACCCAGTACGAAATTCTCCTCAAAGGGGTCAATATCGGCGACGGATTCATCCAGCCGGATCGCTACCTCGCGATGGACAGCGGCATGGCGATGGCCGAAATCGACGGGGAACCGACGAAAGAGCCGGCATTCGGCCTCGATGCACTGTGGATCGTCCCGGAGCTGAAAGAAGACGCCATTATCAACGGCTATACCGTTGTTGACCCGGCAACCGTCATTTCGACCCATATGAGCGAACTGATCAAACGCCATGCCGAAGAGCTTCTCACCCGCCAAGAGACCCAATCGCTCATCGAAAAAATCAAAAACGACTATCCGGTTGTCGTCGACGATCTTCTCAAAGTGGCAAATATCGGTCTTATCCAGCGGGTATTCAAAGCCCTCTTGCACGAGCGTATCCCTCTCAAAGATATGATCACAATCCTCGAGACGATGGCCGATGTCGCCGAATACACCAAAAGCGTAGACATCATTACCGAACATGTCCGTGCCAAACTCTCCCGTATCATCACACAGGCCTACACCAGTCCTGACGGTGTCATCAAACTCCTGACGTTCGATACGATGAGCGAACAGATGATGCTGGAAAAATCGCAAGAGCGAGACGGAACCCGCCAGCTCCTCCTCAACGTCGGTGAGATCAACGGGCTGATCCAGGCCACCAGCCAAAAAGCGACCGAACTGCTCCAAAAAGGGATTTCGCCGATCATCGTCATCGTCGATCCGAAACTCCGCCGCCCGCTGGCCGAGATTTACGAACGGTTCAGTCTCGACATCGTGACCCTCTCCCATGCCGAAATCGATTCGAACGCCAAATTCGAAGTGCTCGGCTCCATCACTTTAGATACCAAATAGGAAAACCATGACCAAAACTTTTTACCACCTCTCCCACATCGATCTCGACGGCTACAGCTGCCAACTCGTCATGGCGCAAACCTCACATACCATGTTCAGCTACAACGCCAACTACGGTGCCGAAGTGATGGATCGCCTCGAAGAGATCATCGATACGATCAAAAAAAGCAAACAGAGCGCCACTATCCTGATCACCGATCTCAACCTCTACCCCGAAGAAGCCAAATGGCTGAATAATGAAGTCAACCGCCTCAACGAGGGGGGATGGAATATCACCATCACCCTCCTCGACCACCACGGCAGCGGGAAAGATACGGCGGCACAGTATCCGTGGTATTTCCTCGATACCGAGCGCTGCGCGACGAAAATCGTCTATGAATACGCGATGGAACATTACGGTCTGGAAGCGGGCGGATGGCTCGAAGCATTTGTCAAAGTGGTCAATGCCGTCGATCTGTGGCACCAGGACGAAGTGGAAGATTTCGAATACGGCAAGGTGTGCATGCGCCTCATCTCTGACGCCAAAGAACTCAGCCGCGTCATGTTTGCCGACGAAGACCGCGCCTATAAGCTCGCTATGCTTGAGCAGGCGGCGCAAATGCGTAACGTCACCAACGCCAACATCATTCTCGATGAAGCGCTCCATAAAATGAAAAAAGAGTTTTTCAAAGACGGTGTCGATGATACCCTCGACAATCTCTCAACCAAATATATCGTCGCGTTACTGGGGACCAAACGATCCACGATGACCATCTATTACAAAGGGTGGAGAGGATTCTTGAGCTACGGGCTGGGGAATACCTCGATCATCGGAAACGGCTTTTTGACCGAATTTAGTGATTTTGACTTCATCGTCGATGTCGGTACACGCGGTACGATGAGTCTGCGCGGTCATAATAAAGTGGACGTGGCTCTCATGGCGGGCGAATGGGTCGGCGGCGGCGGACATCCGAACGCGGCGGGCGGCAGAATCCAGGGGTTCAAAGAGCAGTTTCGCTTCGATAAAGTGAAACGGCAGATGGAAGATATGCTCTCCAACAAAGAGGCGATGCCGGGAAAACTCCCCCATAAAATAGAGGAATAAGTACCGTTTTATGATTCAGATCAACAATCTCACCAAAAGCTACGGGACACGCTTCCTGTTCGAAAACCTCTCCCTTAAACTGAACGCCGGAAACAAAGTCGGATTCGTCGGACGCAACGGGAGCGGAAAATCGACCCTTTTTAAAATTATCCTCGGCGAAGAGCCTTACGATTCGGGAGAAATCATCATCCCGAAAAACTACCGTATCGGTACGCTGCGCCAGCATCTGCATTTTACCCATAAGAGTGTCCGTGAAGAGTGTGCCTCCGTCCTAGAGGGGGATATGGAGCACGAAGTCTACCGGGTCGAGAAGATCCTTTTCGGTCTGGGGTTTACGCAGGAGGATCTGGAGAAAGACCCGCTGAGTTTTTCGGGGGGATATCAGATCCGACTCAACCTCGTCAAACTCCTCGTCACCGAACCCAATCTCCTGCTCCTCGATGAGCCGACCAACTACCTCGATATCGTCTCTTTGCGCTGGCTGGCGTCGTTCATCAGATCGTTCGAGGGGGAAGTGATCCTCATCACCCATGATCGCGATTTCATGGACTCGGTAACAACCCATACGATGGGATTGCGCCGACGAAGTGTCAGCATCATCAAAGGCGACACCCGCAAATATTACGCCAACCAGGCACAGGAAGACGAACTCTACGTCAAGACCAAAATCAACCACGATAAAAAGCGTGCCGAGCTGGAAGACTTCGTCGCCCGCAACAAAGCCCGCGCCTCTACGGCGACACTCGCGCAGTCCAAACAAAAAGAGCTCGATAAGATGGGAATTATGGAAGATCTGGAAGGAGAAAAAGACCTCTCTTTTTCATTCTCGTATAAACCTACCCCCGCCAAAGTGATCATGCAGGTCAAAGATCTCTCGTTCGGATATACCCCTGATGAGCTGTTGTTCAAAAACCTCTCGTTTGCGCTGGAGGCAAAAAAGTGCCTCGCCATCATCGGTAAAAACGGCAAAGGGAAATCGACGCTGCTCAACACCCTCGCGGGGGTTTTGACACCGAACGGGGAGATTACCGCTCACCCCTCCACCGCCATCGCCCATTTCGGGCAAACGAACATCGACCGACTCGATAAAAACCGCACCATTACCGAAGAGATCCAAAGCGCCGACAACACTTTGCAAAACGTCCGTATCCGCGGTATCTGCGGGACGATGATGTTCAGCGGCGACGATGCCGATAAAAAGATCTCCATCCTTAGCGGGGGAGAGCGCAGCCGCGTCATGCTGGGCAAAATCATCGCCACCCCCGCCAACCTCCTCTTTCTCGATGAGCCGACCAACCACCTCGATATGCAGTCGATCGATTCGCTCTGCGACGCGCTGAAACGCTTCGAAGGCTCCGTCGTCATCGTCACCCACTCCGAGATGCTATTACGCGAGCTTGCCGATCAGCTCGTCATTTTCCGTGAGGGGAACGCCGAGTTTTTCGACGGAAACTATGATGAGTTCTTGGAAAAAATCGGATGGGACGAAGAGATCACCGATGCGCCGAAACCTGCCAAAGTGACTCCGAACGTCAATAAAAAAGAGAACAAACAGCTTCGAGCCGCCCTCATCCAAGAGCGCTCCAAACTCCTCAGTCCCCTCAAAAAAGAGGTCGAGCATTGCGAAAACACGATCATGAAACTCGAAGAGAAGCTCAAAACTTCCCATGAGCTTTTAACGACCTATTCCAATCAGGGAGAAACATCCAAACTCCTCGAACTCTCCAAACAGGTCGGTGAGGATGAGAAGATGATCGAAGAGCTGTTCGAGCGGCTCGAGATCGCCAGCGACGAGATCACACGTATCGAAGCTGAATACGAGGAAAAGTTGAGTGAGCTCTAAACTCCGCCTCGACAAGCTCCTCTCCTCGCTGGGGTATTGCAGTCGGCGCGAGGTCGCACTCCTCATCCGAGAGGGGATCATCACCCATGCCCACAATCTCCCCCTCAAAAGCGATACGAAAGTCTCCCATGACGAAATCCTCTGTGAGGGGGAACCTCTCGATCCGCCGCAGGGGATCGTGATCCTGATGCACAAGCCCGCAGGTCTGGTCTGCAGTCATGACGACGGCGAGGGGAAGCTTGTCTATGATCTATTGCCCGAACGGTGGCGGCTTCGCGATCCGAAAATCTCCACCGTCGGGCGGCTCGACAAGGATACGAGCGGTTTATTGCTCCTCACCGATGACGGCGCCCTGCTCCACCGCCTCACCTCTCCCAAACATAAAGTGCCGAAAGTGTACGAAGCGAGACTCGATAGAGCGCTCAAAGGGGACGAAGCAGAGATATTCGCCTCGGGAACACTGATGCTTAACGGCGAAAAAACCCCGTGCCTCCCCGCCAAACTCACCGTCATCGATGATACCCATGTGACACTGGAGATCGTCGAGGGGCGGTATCATCAGGTGCGGCGGATGTTTGCGGCGGTCGGGAATCATGTCACGGCATTGCACCGCTGCTCTTTCGGGACACTTACCCTCGGCGATTTAAAGGCGGGGGAATACCGCCTCATCGACGCACAATCACTGTCAAAATAATTAATATTATGCACTTTCTGGGCAAAGCCCATCAAGTGGCAGGGACAAATGTCCCTACAACCCCCTAAAGCTACCCGTATCTTTCGGATACGGGAGAACATTAATCATTAATCAACCAGCACTATCCCCATCGATTCGAGTAAAAAGAGCGCTTCGTAGCGGCTGAAGATAGCGCCTTTGAGGTGGTTGGAGCGAAGGTCGATAGAGGTGTTGGAAGCGTCGGTAAAGTTGGCCGCCTCCAGATGGGTGTTGCCGAACAGCGCCCCTTTGAAATCGGTTCGGCTAAAATCGGCTTTGATAAAACTTCCGTTGCGAAAATCGACCTCTTTGGCTCTACACTCCCGCATCACCAATCCCTCTATGCTCAGACCGAAAAAGTTGCTGTCATTGAGGATACACTCGCGAAAAAGGATCGGATCGGCATTGAGCAAACTCTTCCAGTCCGCCATCGTCCAGTCGATCCCGACCATCTTGCACGAGACGAAATCGACATCGCTCATTTTGGTGTTGGTAAGTTTCATGACGCTCAGGTTGCAGTTTTCGAAACGGCATTCGGTGAATTTGCAGGAGGAGAAAAAAGTTTCGCTGAAATCGCAAGAGACGAAGGTGCAGTCATCGAATTCGGCTTTGGTGATCTTTTTGCCGTGCAGGTCGATACCCTCGAACTTCTCGGCGAATACGTCCATGTTGTCGGTGATAGGGATCATGTTAAAAATTCAGATGTGAATTGGCATCTTTACCCATGCGCTTTTAACCCGTCCGCAATCAACATCTTTAGATACGACTGATAGGGAATATCATTTTTATTCGCCTGAATTTTCAGCGTTTCGATCATATCAACGGGCATACGGATCGAAATCGTTTTCGCACTTTTTTGCAGCTTTGTGAGGCGTACCGGCTTGGCTTTGTCCCAATCGATATACTCGGTCGAGTCGTGTTCGTCCCAGAACTCTGCGATCTCTTCTTCGGTTTTTAATTCAGGCATTTTTTTCATAATAGCTTCTCTCCTTTTTGCTCATAGGTCGTGCCGAAATCACCCTGATGTTTTGCCCTCTCACGGTAAAAGCGACGAACAGCATTTGTCCATTATCGGTCTTTCCCAGCGCATAGCATCGGCACTCTTGCTCCGAATGGGCATTGTCCTCGTAAATGAGTAACGGGGTGTTGAAAAATATCTCTTCGATCAGCCAAAAATCAAGCCCGTGTTTGAGTTTGTTTTTCTGGATATTGCCATCATCCCAATCAAACCCGCGTAATCGTTCGACATCGAGACAATCAAACATTACTCACCTTTTTCAAAATGTATGGAATGATTATATACATAATGCCACATCATGTCAAGATCATAAAGAATTTATATTACTGATTTACGACGCTCTCAGTGTTGTCTGAGCGTTTTTGTCCGTTTGAATAGTTTCAAATGCCGCTTGGATCGATTGAAAGGTGAGAGTGTATTTGTCGATAATCTCTTGGCCTTGGTTAAACACTCGATCGGGATGGTATTTGTGCAGAAGTTTTTTACA contains:
- a CDS encoding circularly permuted type 2 ATP-grasp protein; this encodes MDSIFERYSQSSSYDEMFDAEKNIRPHWEKLKSNLERIGLEQLLVKQKEIDWRLEDNGVTYNVYNDPGGFNRPWKLDPIPLIIEEEQWNLVEEGLKQRCRLFNLLLQDIYGEQKAIQEGIIPMEVIYAHGGFMREMHGMKMPLTIYAADMARGPDGKIWVVNDRTQAPSGLGYSIENRLTMNGAMPDMFEGISVKRLYDFFETFKSIFQGEGSGRHSETLNVLLSPGPHNETYFEHAYLSSFLGLTLVQGQDLLAKNGAVWLKSLKGLRRVDTILRRVDESYCDPLELRQDSQLGVAGLVQSIRAGGVEMLNPLGSGVLENLGLNPFMSHLARYFLDEELILPQIATWWCGQSKEKEFVLDNLERLIIKTIDRLGEKHTYIGKQLSKKELKSLRQEILDQPHRYVGQEEVEFASCPTLVKESIEPRKAVIRAYTIVQDDRYTVMPGALVRVGAGNDSLVVSNQFGGSSKDLWVLGESQSIPPTPLFHSKTAAENSLENIPSLRAENLFWLGRYLMRSIITARMIRTTLKYMTNASRYDQVSNHQTLEMLTKALTHVTMTYPGFLDEENTPSAFDEIASVSFNATRVGSLAQIITMLSNANTYAKSILPLEASRIYERMNREWNQFCSEATANPRLMIHNLDQLLMQLMAYKELIQESLFVDQGSLLYEIGARIERSQLLISKARALLTPAHDELSEYEILETLLSTCESLNAYRARYRSSYEMRNIIEFLLLDINFPKSLISEVDGLMKILPQLPKFKNATYLSRYEEPIFEVFSMLRLSKIDTLCSLGANEYIRSELDSLLSELSAKLLLASSELSKTYFAHYDE
- a CDS encoding DUF2126 domain-containing protein — protein: MSLKVVLSHKTHYAFDKPINLSPHVIRLRPAPHSRTPIEAYSLNIKPEDHFINWQQDPFGNYLARIVFPEKTTELSIDVEVLAELVSINPFDFFVEEYATDFPFKYKKELKKELSPYLEITEEGKKLKKFLKTLDLTPRNINDFLVDLNMAVHKYLDYTIRMEPGVQSCEVTLENKLGSCRDFAWLFVQVLRHLGLAARFVSGYLVQLSADVASLDGPSGPAEDFTDLHAWTEVYIPGAGWIGLDATSGLFAAEGHIPLACTPNPESAAPVEGAMDKCEVEFTYSNTVTRVFESPRVTKPYRAEQWEAIDKLGHLVDQELVKNDVRLTMGGEPTFVSIDDMESPEWNTEADGPHKRELANVLSRRLLRSFGKGGMLHHAQGKWYPGEPLPRWMSTIIWRRDGQAIWNNPELLASLDQTFDYTPEDARKFLAKLCLNLGISDQNIHDAYNDPLIALLQESLLPIDVDPMKTSMKDSLERRALAENLSSGIDKPAGFVLPLNWGTTRWVTCRWEFRRAQLFLAPGTSPVGLRLPLDSLTHKPQVELEQSFEPDLFAAFPSLGEYHSAVKARAAKVKKTTKKTPDYEVFVRTALSVEIRESKLFIFLPPITDTEAFLDLIASIEETAEALNMAVMIEGYEPPNDLRLEKMRVTPDPGVIEVNIHPTSSWEELTDVIDTLYEDAHFSRLGTLKFMQDGKQSGTGGGNHVTIGGITPSDSPLLRRPELLRSLITFWQHHPSLSYLFSGQFIGPTSQAPRVDEGRLENLYELEIAFNQIPEEGEVPFWLTDRLFRHMLTDLTGNTHRSEFCIDKLYSPDSSTGRLGILELRGFEMPPHAQMSLVQMLLIRTLVSLFWKKPYKHKLVRWGTQLHDKFLIEHYVRDDIRDIVAFLRAEGYGFENDWFDPFFEFRFPLYGMSTIEGIHCELRGGIEPWNVLGEESSSQGTARYVDSSVERVQIKVNDFVSERYVITCNGVRVPLVSTGVEGEFVAGVRYRAWQPWSALHPTIGVDTPLVFDIVDTWNRRSMGGFTYFIAHPGGRAYDTFPVNSLEAQSRRISRYWGFGHTQGEIEEVHEPLIRSQESGEETASRVVRNHPQKKVFAYQELPGSLEYPHTLDLRRKWSPNAQ
- the rpsO gene encoding 30S ribosomal protein S15 → MALDTANKTQIIKQYQRTEGDTGSSEVQIALLSTRIAALTEHLKTFKKDHSSRLGLLKLVGQRRRLMRYLKRTNRESYNKLVADLGIRDNI
- a CDS encoding RrF2 family transcriptional regulator produces the protein MLMTKASEYALLSLIVLAKAGHPLDADTLSKELDISKSFLAKILQSLARQGILNSYKGVNGGFELARHSREITVLEVMEAAEGKSPAVFSCSPSQEDCPSNKAMSCGLWPFLNRLQGKVDAFLGTLTLEAILEE